The Legionella sp. PATHC032 genome has a window encoding:
- a CDS encoding PD-(D/E)XK nuclease superfamily protein, with the protein MKQGGSYANSSGKVLEGLVEFALTKKGFTVTRYKDWKLNPSNFGEELLLKNVPYEGIYKHASTTEFVLISKAYNLNTRIECKWQQVSGSADEKLPYLFLNCSEKMFEPHIIILLDGGGSKTGAVNWLREECDKFNLSQSNASKRQIDLMDMTDFVKWVNTVFK; encoded by the coding sequence ATGAAGCAGGGTGGTTCATATGCAAATAGTAGCGGAAAGGTTCTTGAGGGATTAGTAGAGTTCGCTCTAACAAAAAAGGGCTTTACTGTAACTCGTTATAAGGATTGGAAATTAAACCCTTCGAATTTTGGCGAAGAGCTATTATTAAAAAATGTGCCATATGAAGGAATTTATAAACATGCCAGTACCACCGAGTTTGTCTTAATATCTAAGGCATATAACTTAAATACAAGAATTGAATGTAAATGGCAACAAGTTTCTGGGAGTGCTGATGAAAAACTACCTTATTTGTTTTTGAATTGTTCTGAAAAAATGTTTGAGCCCCATATTATTATTTTACTTGACGGGGGTGGTTCAAAGACTGGAGCAGTAAATTGGCTACGTGAGGAGTGTGATAAATTTAATTTAAGCCAGTCAAATGCTTCAAAACGGCAAATAGACTTAATGGATATGACCGATTTTGTTAAATGGGTTAATACAGTTTTTAAATAG
- a CDS encoding Dam family site-specific DNA-(adenine-N6)-methyltransferase, which translates to MIKNSEKESIIRIRPFLKWAGGKFQIINKIRASLPKGARLIEPFVGSGAVFLNTNYNKFILADINADLINLFEHLKFEKHDFIHFCKQFFTAEFNKKSTFLSLRTEFNSTTDSHLKAALFIYLNRHAFNGLMRYNSSGMFNTAFGDYKKPYFPENEMLVFIQKAEKAEFKCADYSVIMGEAIKGDVVYCDPPYVPLSASANFTKYHSTAFGQEDQRRLVELAKELAAKGIPVILSNHDTAFTQNLYQGSSIISFEVQRNISCNGSTRGRAREMLALFN; encoded by the coding sequence ATGATAAAAAATAGTGAAAAGGAATCAATAATCCGCATTAGACCATTTTTAAAATGGGCCGGCGGTAAGTTCCAGATAATAAATAAAATTCGTGCGAGCCTACCTAAAGGGGCTCGTTTGATTGAACCGTTTGTAGGTTCAGGAGCAGTTTTTTTAAATACGAACTATAACAAGTTTATACTCGCTGATATTAATGCTGATCTAATTAACTTGTTTGAACATTTGAAGTTTGAAAAGCATGATTTTATCCATTTTTGTAAGCAATTTTTTACTGCTGAATTTAATAAAAAATCAACCTTCCTATCATTGCGTACAGAATTTAATTCAACTACAGATAGCCACTTGAAGGCTGCACTATTTATTTATCTCAATCGTCATGCTTTTAATGGCCTCATGAGGTACAACAGTTCTGGCATGTTTAACACGGCTTTTGGGGATTATAAAAAACCTTATTTTCCAGAAAATGAAATGTTGGTTTTTATTCAAAAAGCGGAAAAAGCAGAATTTAAATGTGCTGATTATAGCGTAATTATGGGAGAAGCTATTAAAGGAGATGTAGTTTATTGCGACCCCCCATATGTTCCATTATCTGCATCAGCCAATTTTACAAAATATCATTCCACAGCTTTTGGACAAGAAGACCAGAGACGATTAGTTGAGTTAGCTAAAGAACTGGCTGCGAAGGGGATTCCTGTAATTTTATCTAATCATGATACGGCTTTTACTCAGAATTTATATCAAGGATCAAGCATTATCAGTTTTGAGGTGCAACGGAATATCAGTTGTAACGGGAGCACAAGGGGACGAGCACGTGAAATGCTTGCCCTATTTAATTAG
- a CDS encoding DUF4917 family protein, whose translation MAKLNPISFEEALENSTNKNRSILLGNGFSISLCENFDYKYLYKQAQKLADEGEISISKSIKNLFDDINTCDFEKVLDHLNITIETIKHYPKAELLNRTLNKDKDNLIAAFYNTINSVHPKFQSDISPGTFIACLKILSNFNKIFTTNYDLLLYWIIMNRTNQHLDLFNLHDFDFSSLPHDDGFTRDMNTNDFPKWNNNLSRGPQDVFYLHGSLFIINAIENFIKINNDSKDGRILEQIDKWLKDDQQPLIVLEGNYKDKAKKIYRHSYLRCCLNALSTLKGDLFLIGFSINDETDKHIIESIQESVIERVYVGYYKELDKDFEKRIKQLSYTNDPSRERELFIFNTNEAIQWKAIKLVTKGK comes from the coding sequence ATGGCCAAACTAAATCCAATTTCGTTTGAAGAAGCATTAGAGAATTCAACCAACAAAAATAGATCCATATTGTTGGGTAATGGCTTCAGTATTAGTTTATGTGAAAATTTTGATTATAAATATCTATACAAACAAGCACAAAAGTTAGCAGATGAAGGGGAGATATCCATAAGTAAGAGCATCAAAAATCTATTTGATGACATCAATACCTGCGATTTTGAGAAAGTGTTGGACCATTTAAATATAACTATAGAAACCATAAAACATTATCCTAAAGCGGAATTACTCAACAGAACTCTCAATAAGGATAAGGATAATCTAATTGCCGCTTTCTACAATACAATAAACTCTGTTCATCCCAAATTCCAAAGCGACATTTCTCCTGGTACTTTCATAGCATGTTTAAAAATATTATCAAACTTTAACAAAATATTTACTACAAACTATGATCTTTTACTGTATTGGATAATTATGAATAGGACTAATCAACATTTAGACCTGTTCAATTTACATGATTTTGACTTTTCATCATTACCACATGACGATGGATTTACGCGTGATATGAATACCAATGATTTTCCAAAATGGAATAATAATCTTTCAAGGGGTCCGCAAGATGTTTTTTACTTACATGGAAGCTTATTCATTATTAATGCTATAGAAAATTTTATTAAGATTAATAACGATAGCAAAGACGGGCGCATTTTAGAACAGATAGATAAATGGTTGAAGGATGACCAGCAACCATTAATTGTTTTAGAGGGTAATTATAAAGATAAGGCTAAAAAAATTTATAGACACTCATACCTTCGATGTTGTCTAAATGCTTTATCTACTTTAAAGGGTGATCTATTTTTAATCGGCTTTTCAATAAACGATGAAACGGACAAACACATCATTGAAAGCATTCAAGAATCTGTGATTGAAAGGGTTTATGTTGGGTACTATAAAGAATTAGATAAAGATTTTGAAAAAAGAATAAAACAATTATCGTATACAAATGACCCAAGCAGAGAAAGAGAACTATTTATTTTCAATACAAATGAAGCAATACAATGGAAAGCTATTAAGCTAGTTACTAAAGGTAAATAG
- the traI gene encoding conjugative transfer relaxase/helicase TraI: MLSLQPLDSADGAAAYYLDVVNYYENDSKSVRWLGDGAKILGIHGQAVEKEQMIALLKGILPDGTQLGRIDKDGIHHRPGFDMTLTAPKSFSILLESGADPRLGEVFDKAVEWFVEEMEKEFAQARQLVDGKIEYIDTRNLVIAAFRQPSSRANDPNSHTHLVVQNMTHCPDGKWRSLASDMDGQKGVVEQIMKHHIYGGLKFRNKLANLTKELGYQLASDGDGLWEIQGAPEQVLTHFSKRRESIEALLDEKGWSGAKASSIAAQKTKLDKEIIDYEKWKEDIIKECQEMGFDPHQLVASSYKPQKNLFQTLKENIVERFYGKDNIEMTHARESVYVAIESISQQHAVFEERELKKEALKYVIASNKIIDETLINKAIDENIANQNLYTARHPFTQKPLLTTPWQLTLESEAIQRIENGKGAVSAICSKQKVSEFIKAKEQEMAFALSPSQKKAMTTFLTSTDRFIAIQGYAGTGKTTMLRLTRELASLQGYEIRGITAGSAAANELRHKGGLNASTFARELGRLQNQKQDLSKTIFVVDEASMLSNPQGHKIIKLAEQFNTQLKIIGDKAQLPSPSSGKLFSVIQDYGIKTVAMTDNLRQKDSELRESAIHAGRGEIYDAVDKLTHVETLDTYLKRVDYISSKWLSLTPEERQNTLCFAPTHRNRQDITQILRNALIQEGTLTGQEHLQPILKERNLTGIKLRNAAYYSQNDIIRFNHTIQRYNIKAGDYLTVGQVTNKNKHNNTLILKHENGQAIKFKLSSLPEFRTENKDLERPVEVYRREQLSLMAGDQIQWKRNSEHNGIRNSELATIRQINNEGITIITEDNQTLHLPHGAKELRHLDHGYVLTTYATQGKDKKRGLGLIESQNRFASTIQNYYVETTRGIWEMIVVTDDKDHLVKAITTNNSDKYSSMDMVDSDTLKAHEARFKEHKNSIVLQNAIEKKLSKEQDWKGLEQTVETYVQCKQQGEDRKAAKLAFAIVNDPKLYRLAKERLGFGVSTYRREALRFQTSKLLHSLPKSERQDFSTVRQYVFLNQQILKRSQHINAQSLDNGISNQNKQALQQQSAKRNAVAFVISRDLERYKPYLQHFSIGELNRIGLPQHEYGKEFKKAQMRLESLGKQATRDLIRTNISLYLNAQGEEKERLAVQIKRESKLSHSFVLTHAKELNQKPESLWQSIHKDARLHSDKLFRNGLSAEGRLAFDNIKAYKALQLELRENWSASLKEAGNSEGKSSNPKSIELLTRRNELAHELMQNKAMPEIASYFKLDLAKLAVQTEKQQYRENIKQFTASKSNFKTRLAVINEIKNDITGHYPFIKEANIESKTLSKYLRVTDRKERLSNISSPEKKDYQCFLTYKKASMQTYRLWQQAHLNKADGNVQNNKLISAAISQSSKRDALAHQLKGSKYLDSILSYEKGNKEKLLAQASNHQIKLREIKELNEVVHTLSMQFPSVTNSNSAKEISAWKKNWLSLSSHMKQIEKGSGYQLALQEYPLNVSSVNTINKELENNYDFKPETITQKSLQSTNPVLQKIQQSAQFLDARIINEALMADPETTYKTIWGEPKTQNSRELRYSGGLIVSLKGKDKGLWHDFSDGIGGAPIQAIIARDKLSFKEALSQAASMVGINQLENLSIFIKAPISSKNELQKLNDLEKKNKVISAKSIWDGSILAKGTLAEKYLKQHRGIESIDKMDIRFWPTGSQWKNCNEQGLLEDKVNKIPALIIAARNEKNELTGVQRIYLDKQTASKNKFMDNPKLSKGIIDGSCGVIQKGMQGSRLYIAEGFETGASIALADSKATVLCSFGVSNMKNLSPIIKKFHSKEVVIAGDNDGEFAKSQQAIEKTINAFKQDNLSARAVFPDGLQGKAKTDWNDIHLSKGIAEIQKQLMRKDIGAISSIVDKPIELPKTIADFVQIKSMKLSGSQIISIRDNAATIDNKRDLNQLVAAYNKSQQALEKSGSFTPEKTLPTKTRSEIEMDR, from the coding sequence ATGTTAAGTCTTCAGCCATTAGACAGTGCCGATGGAGCCGCAGCCTACTATCTAGATGTCGTCAATTATTATGAAAACGATTCTAAAAGTGTTCGTTGGTTAGGAGATGGAGCGAAAATTCTTGGGATCCACGGGCAAGCAGTAGAAAAAGAACAGATGATTGCCCTTCTGAAAGGCATATTACCTGATGGTACTCAACTCGGTCGAATCGATAAGGATGGTATTCATCATCGCCCCGGTTTTGATATGACCCTTACTGCCCCAAAGTCTTTTTCAATTTTACTTGAAAGTGGTGCTGATCCAAGGCTTGGAGAGGTGTTTGATAAGGCCGTAGAATGGTTCGTTGAAGAAATGGAAAAGGAGTTTGCACAAGCCAGGCAACTTGTTGACGGCAAAATTGAATATATTGATACCAGAAATTTAGTCATTGCAGCATTTCGTCAACCAAGCTCTCGTGCCAATGATCCTAATTCACATACGCACCTTGTAGTTCAAAATATGACCCACTGCCCAGATGGGAAGTGGCGCTCGCTTGCCAGTGACATGGATGGTCAAAAAGGCGTGGTTGAACAAATCATGAAGCACCATATCTATGGCGGGCTTAAATTTCGTAACAAATTAGCGAATTTAACCAAAGAACTTGGCTATCAGCTGGCATCTGATGGTGATGGTTTGTGGGAAATCCAGGGTGCACCTGAGCAGGTATTAACTCATTTTTCAAAAAGAAGGGAATCCATCGAAGCATTACTTGACGAAAAAGGCTGGAGTGGTGCTAAAGCATCCTCGATTGCGGCTCAAAAAACAAAATTGGATAAAGAAATCATTGATTATGAGAAATGGAAAGAAGACATCATCAAAGAATGCCAGGAAATGGGCTTTGATCCACATCAACTAGTGGCTTCATCGTATAAGCCTCAGAAAAATCTCTTTCAAACTTTAAAGGAAAACATTGTTGAGCGCTTTTATGGTAAGGATAACATCGAAATGACTCATGCCAGAGAGTCTGTGTATGTGGCCATTGAATCAATCAGTCAACAGCATGCGGTGTTTGAGGAAAGGGAACTTAAAAAAGAAGCGCTAAAATATGTAATCGCCAGCAATAAGATAATCGATGAAACCTTAATTAATAAAGCCATTGATGAAAACATTGCAAATCAAAACCTGTATACGGCAAGACACCCCTTCACACAAAAGCCTTTATTGACAACGCCCTGGCAACTAACACTTGAGAGCGAGGCCATCCAGCGTATTGAAAATGGTAAAGGTGCTGTTTCTGCTATTTGTTCGAAACAAAAAGTCAGTGAGTTTATAAAAGCAAAAGAACAGGAGATGGCATTTGCTTTATCCCCTTCACAGAAAAAAGCTATGACAACCTTCCTAACCTCAACAGACCGATTTATTGCCATTCAAGGGTATGCAGGAACTGGTAAAACCACGATGCTACGTTTGACTCGTGAATTAGCATCTCTTCAGGGCTATGAAATTCGTGGTATTACCGCAGGCTCGGCAGCCGCCAATGAACTGCGCCATAAAGGAGGGTTAAATGCTTCTACCTTTGCAAGAGAGTTAGGGAGATTGCAAAATCAGAAACAGGACTTAAGTAAAACCATATTTGTGGTGGACGAAGCCTCTATGTTATCTAATCCACAAGGACATAAAATCATCAAACTGGCAGAACAGTTTAATACCCAGTTAAAGATCATTGGCGATAAAGCCCAGCTTCCTTCCCCATCCAGCGGGAAATTATTCTCTGTCATTCAAGATTATGGGATTAAAACCGTTGCCATGACGGATAATCTTCGCCAGAAAGACTCAGAATTAAGGGAATCAGCAATTCATGCTGGTAGAGGTGAAATCTATGATGCCGTTGATAAGTTAACTCATGTGGAAACGCTTGATACTTATTTAAAACGGGTTGATTATATTTCAAGTAAATGGTTGTCATTAACACCAGAAGAACGCCAAAACACACTATGCTTTGCCCCAACGCACAGAAATCGCCAGGATATAACTCAGATTTTACGAAACGCTTTAATTCAAGAAGGGACACTAACCGGACAAGAGCATCTGCAACCCATATTAAAAGAACGCAATTTAACTGGAATTAAGCTCAGAAATGCAGCTTATTATAGTCAAAACGATATCATTCGTTTTAATCATACTATTCAGCGGTATAACATCAAAGCAGGAGATTATTTAACTGTTGGGCAGGTCACTAACAAAAACAAGCATAATAATACACTGATTCTTAAGCATGAAAATGGTCAAGCCATAAAATTTAAATTGTCCTCACTACCTGAATTTAGAACTGAAAACAAAGATTTGGAACGGCCTGTTGAAGTATATCGGCGAGAACAATTGAGTCTAATGGCCGGTGATCAAATTCAATGGAAACGTAATTCTGAACACAATGGTATTCGCAACTCTGAATTGGCAACCATCAGACAAATCAACAATGAGGGAATAACAATCATAACGGAAGACAATCAAACCCTACACTTACCTCACGGAGCAAAAGAACTACGACATCTTGATCATGGCTATGTACTCACGACCTATGCTACCCAGGGAAAAGATAAAAAAAGAGGTCTTGGCCTTATTGAAAGCCAAAACCGATTTGCATCAACCATCCAAAACTATTACGTGGAAACAACCCGTGGTATTTGGGAAATGATAGTAGTCACGGACGATAAAGATCATCTGGTTAAAGCCATTACCACCAATAACAGTGACAAGTACTCCTCAATGGATATGGTTGATTCAGATACTCTGAAAGCTCATGAAGCACGTTTTAAAGAGCACAAAAACAGCATAGTCTTACAAAATGCCATTGAAAAAAAATTATCGAAAGAACAGGACTGGAAGGGCTTGGAACAGACAGTAGAAACCTATGTTCAATGCAAACAACAAGGGGAAGATCGAAAAGCGGCAAAATTAGCATTTGCCATTGTGAATGATCCCAAATTGTATCGCCTTGCCAAAGAACGCTTGGGTTTTGGTGTTAGTACCTATCGGCGTGAAGCCCTGCGTTTCCAAACCTCGAAGTTATTACATTCACTACCCAAATCAGAAAGGCAGGATTTTTCTACTGTCAGGCAGTACGTGTTTTTAAACCAACAAATCCTTAAACGAAGTCAGCATATCAATGCCCAATCGTTGGATAATGGAATTTCAAATCAGAATAAACAAGCTCTGCAACAACAGTCCGCTAAACGCAATGCAGTAGCTTTTGTAATTAGTAGGGATCTGGAGCGTTATAAACCTTATTTGCAGCATTTTTCCATCGGAGAACTAAACCGAATTGGATTGCCACAGCATGAATATGGCAAGGAATTTAAAAAAGCACAGATGCGCCTGGAATCACTTGGCAAGCAGGCAACAAGGGACTTAATACGTACCAATATTTCGCTTTATTTAAACGCACAAGGCGAAGAGAAAGAAAGGCTTGCAGTCCAAATTAAAAGAGAATCCAAGTTATCACATTCTTTTGTTTTAACCCATGCAAAAGAATTGAATCAAAAGCCTGAATCATTATGGCAATCCATACATAAAGATGCGCGTTTGCATAGCGATAAATTGTTTCGAAATGGATTAAGTGCTGAGGGAAGATTGGCGTTCGATAACATCAAAGCCTATAAAGCATTACAGCTTGAGCTTAGAGAAAATTGGTCAGCAAGTTTAAAAGAAGCGGGAAACAGTGAAGGGAAGAGTAGTAATCCAAAATCTATTGAGTTACTCACCCGCCGCAATGAGTTAGCTCACGAATTGATGCAAAACAAAGCCATGCCTGAAATAGCCTCTTATTTCAAGCTGGATTTGGCAAAGTTAGCAGTACAAACAGAAAAACAGCAGTATCGGGAAAACATCAAGCAATTTACGGCAAGTAAGTCTAATTTCAAAACACGTCTTGCAGTAATTAATGAGATTAAAAATGATATCACTGGCCATTATCCCTTTATTAAAGAAGCAAATATTGAATCTAAAACCCTTAGTAAATATCTACGAGTTACCGACAGAAAGGAACGATTATCTAATATTTCTTCACCTGAGAAAAAAGACTATCAATGTTTCCTGACTTACAAAAAAGCCAGTATGCAAACTTACAGGCTTTGGCAGCAGGCGCACCTTAATAAAGCTGATGGCAATGTACAAAATAACAAGCTGATATCAGCAGCAATCAGTCAGTCATCAAAACGTGATGCATTGGCTCATCAATTAAAAGGCTCAAAGTACCTTGATTCAATTTTATCCTATGAAAAAGGCAACAAAGAAAAGCTGTTAGCCCAGGCTAGCAACCACCAAATAAAATTGCGTGAAATTAAGGAGCTAAATGAAGTCGTACACACACTATCAATGCAGTTCCCTAGCGTCACAAACTCTAATTCTGCAAAAGAAATATCAGCCTGGAAAAAGAACTGGTTATCTCTTTCCAGTCATATGAAGCAAATTGAAAAGGGCAGCGGTTATCAATTAGCTTTGCAAGAATATCCATTGAATGTGTCATCTGTAAATACAATTAATAAGGAATTAGAAAATAACTACGATTTTAAGCCAGAAACGATCACCCAAAAATCATTGCAATCAACCAATCCGGTCTTACAAAAAATCCAACAATCTGCACAATTTTTGGATGCCAGAATTATTAATGAAGCTCTGATGGCCGACCCAGAAACTACCTATAAAACAATCTGGGGTGAGCCAAAAACACAAAACTCCAGAGAGTTACGTTATTCTGGTGGCTTAATTGTAAGCTTGAAAGGCAAGGACAAAGGCTTATGGCATGATTTCAGTGACGGAATAGGAGGCGCGCCGATTCAAGCGATTATTGCTAGAGATAAGCTGTCCTTTAAAGAAGCACTCTCTCAAGCTGCGTCCATGGTAGGCATAAATCAATTAGAAAACCTTTCCATATTCATAAAAGCCCCCATTTCCAGTAAAAATGAATTACAAAAATTAAATGACCTTGAAAAGAAGAACAAAGTAATTTCTGCAAAAAGTATCTGGGATGGTTCTATTCTTGCAAAGGGAACATTGGCCGAAAAATATTTAAAACAACATCGGGGCATAGAATCCATTGATAAAATGGATATACGTTTCTGGCCCACTGGATCTCAATGGAAAAACTGCAATGAACAAGGATTATTGGAAGATAAAGTTAATAAAATCCCAGCATTAATCATTGCTGCAAGAAATGAAAAAAATGAACTAACAGGCGTTCAACGAATTTATCTGGACAAGCAAACAGCCAGTAAAAATAAATTCATGGACAACCCAAAGCTATCCAAAGGAATCATAGACGGCAGTTGTGGCGTTATTCAAAAAGGAATGCAAGGATCCCGCCTTTATATCGCCGAAGGTTTTGAAACAGGTGCTTCCATCGCTCTCGCGGACAGCAAAGCCACAGTTTTATGCTCCTTTGGCGTTTCAAACATGAAGAACTTAAGCCCAATCATCAAAAAATTCCATTCAAAAGAAGTTGTTATTGCAGGAGATAATGATGGAGAGTTCGCTAAATCACAACAAGCCATCGAAAAAACAATTAATGCCTTTAAACAAGATAACTTAAGTGCCAGAGCAGTATTTCCCGATGGGTTGCAGGGAAAAGCAAAAACAGACTGGAACGATATTCATTTAAGCAAAGGGATTGCAGAAATCCAAAAGCAACTAATGAGAAAGGATATAGGAGCCATTTCCTCAATCGTTGATAAGCCAATTGAACTACCAAAAACAATTGCCGATTTTGTACAAATAAAGTCCATGAAGTTAAGCGGCAGCCAAATCATTTCCATTAGAGACAATGCTGCAACCATTGACAATAAAAGAGACTTAAATCAATTAGTCGCAGCTTACAACAAAAGTCAACAAGCATTAGAAAAATCTGGCTCCTTCACTCCTGAAAAAACACTGCCCACAAAAACAAGGAGTGAAATAGAAATGGATCGTTAG
- the traD gene encoding type IV conjugative transfer system coupling protein TraD, translated as MAVNPTKLFIRGGQIFLHNVRMFTQVGKKVSLAMLIVFFIFSVIAFYFNTSAYQRYIGQQWVKAQAMTLIQSKAKQVVRMPTGESYPVYSAQIVKAPMVIGIVNQLKQALLKSMIEALFASVMMLIVMVKWLQKRGENQSKAKIIRGSELVDENTLQKCIKKTSRISPYRIGGVSLPFGSETQHIQIVGTTGSGKTVAIRDLLTTIQARGERAIIYDKGGTYLSRFYREHQDVILNPLDTRGHSWNVWAECEDKADLEALAEAIMPMPINNTMDPFWIKAARMIFVSTANELKNDPKRSNLMLLQYLLTADLGRIHHLLRHTESESLVSDKVQKTALNVKTVMATYLKSLLYLKDDGDIFSIRDWILNEQNNSCLFVSSDGRKHPTIRPLISAWINTATKELLSLAPDDNRRVWFILDELATLHALPFLAAVKSESRKFGGCFLLGHHGASQLRTIYGNDGAASLSNLCSTRLFLRLPEHTDAEHASRNIGTYEIEEVNESISYGANTMRDGISVSRQTKEKQLVLPTQIQVINDLQGYLRVKGEFPAAKIKLNYVDYPLIHEEFIARDIDPDPLRQKVEQLVDTYSDPILAASHDDALEAATSTKKDITKPIAREKKLEEEKELVEFL; from the coding sequence ATGGCGGTAAATCCTACAAAATTATTTATTCGCGGCGGTCAAATCTTTTTGCACAATGTCCGCATGTTCACACAGGTAGGTAAGAAAGTAAGCCTTGCTATGCTGATAGTTTTTTTTATTTTCTCAGTCATCGCTTTTTATTTTAATACCAGTGCGTATCAACGTTATATTGGCCAGCAATGGGTTAAAGCCCAGGCAATGACTTTAATACAGAGCAAAGCCAAGCAAGTGGTTCGCATGCCAACGGGTGAATCTTATCCAGTGTATTCAGCGCAAATTGTAAAAGCTCCCATGGTCATCGGCATTGTTAATCAATTAAAACAAGCTCTACTTAAGAGCATGATAGAGGCACTATTTGCCTCTGTCATGATGTTAATTGTCATGGTTAAGTGGTTGCAAAAAAGAGGGGAAAATCAAAGTAAAGCTAAGATCATTCGCGGCAGTGAGTTAGTTGATGAAAACACGTTACAAAAGTGCATCAAAAAGACAAGCAGGATTTCTCCTTATCGGATTGGTGGTGTATCTCTGCCCTTTGGTTCTGAAACCCAGCATATACAAATAGTCGGAACCACCGGATCTGGTAAAACTGTTGCTATTCGTGATCTATTGACGACAATACAAGCTAGGGGTGAGCGCGCGATTATTTATGATAAAGGAGGAACTTATTTATCCCGTTTTTATCGTGAACATCAAGATGTAATTTTAAATCCCTTAGATACGAGAGGCCATTCCTGGAATGTCTGGGCAGAATGCGAAGACAAAGCAGATCTTGAAGCACTTGCTGAGGCCATCATGCCGATGCCCATCAATAACACCATGGATCCCTTTTGGATTAAAGCCGCGCGTATGATTTTCGTCTCGACTGCCAATGAGCTAAAAAATGATCCTAAACGCTCCAATCTGATGTTATTGCAATATTTGCTCACAGCAGACTTAGGTCGAATTCATCATTTACTGCGTCATACTGAATCAGAATCTCTGGTATCCGATAAAGTACAAAAGACTGCTTTAAATGTGAAAACCGTAATGGCTACTTATTTAAAATCCTTACTGTATTTGAAAGATGATGGGGACATCTTTTCGATTCGCGACTGGATTTTGAATGAGCAGAATAATTCCTGTTTGTTTGTCAGTTCTGATGGGCGCAAACACCCAACCATCAGACCACTAATTTCGGCCTGGATTAATACTGCTACCAAAGAACTCTTAAGTTTAGCGCCTGATGATAACCGCCGTGTTTGGTTTATTTTGGATGAGCTGGCTACCTTGCATGCCTTACCTTTTTTAGCCGCAGTTAAATCAGAAAGTCGCAAATTTGGTGGTTGCTTCTTATTAGGTCATCACGGTGCATCCCAGTTGCGTACCATTTATGGTAACGATGGTGCCGCGTCCCTTTCAAATCTGTGTTCGACTCGATTGTTCCTACGCTTACCCGAACATACTGATGCGGAGCACGCCTCCCGCAATATTGGTACATACGAAATTGAAGAGGTGAATGAGTCCATCAGTTATGGGGCAAACACCATGCGTGATGGGATTTCAGTTTCTCGTCAAACTAAAGAAAAACAATTGGTTTTACCAACCCAAATTCAGGTAATCAATGATCTACAAGGATATTTGCGCGTCAAAGGGGAATTTCCTGCGGCAAAAATAAAGCTTAATTACGTTGATTATCCTCTCATTCATGAAGAATTTATTGCACGAGACATTGATCCTGATCCACTTCGTCAAAAAGTAGAGCAATTGGTGGACACCTACAGCGATCCCATCCTTGCCGCATCCCATGATGATGCTTTAGAGGCTGCAACTTCAACAAAAAAAGATATCACAAAACCAATTGCAAGAGAAAAAAAGCTTGAGGAAGAAAAAGAGCTTGTTGAGTTTTTATAA